In the genome of Gemmatimonadaceae bacterium, one region contains:
- a CDS encoding IS110 family transposase, which yields KLGFRAGGPAQPPRLRTIAARDLAALTRELTAAKRRFTLPTEAPMLSCYEAGRDGFWVHRALASLGVENLVVDSASIDRSARARQTKSDRLDTTALLEKLGRHAAGERGVWSVVHVPSIDDEDRRHLHRELTTLTWERTRLVNRIKGLLALHGVVLDGRGLPRHLPTDLRGWNGAPLPPEAEARLQREWRRLVFVRHEVLALMRERRARLAADDPTDPTLPLVRRLMALRAIGEVSAWVYTTEFFAWRQFRNRRQVGAAAGLCSTLRSSGDTTREQGISKAGNRYLRALAIELAWSWLRRQPDSALSQWYKRRFATGGARMRRIGIVALARKLLIALWRYVETGRVPEGALLKT from the coding sequence AAGCTGGGCTTTCGAGCCGGGGGACCGGCCCAGCCGCCTCGCCTGCGGACGATCGCGGCGCGGGACTTAGCCGCACTCACGCGGGAACTCACCGCAGCGAAGCGCCGGTTTACGCTCCCGACGGAGGCGCCGATGCTCAGCTGCTACGAGGCGGGACGGGATGGCTTCTGGGTCCACCGGGCGCTGGCGTCGCTCGGCGTGGAGAATCTCGTGGTCGACTCCGCCTCGATCGATCGGTCGGCGCGGGCACGGCAAACGAAGTCGGATCGCCTCGACACGACCGCCCTCCTCGAGAAGCTCGGGCGCCACGCCGCCGGGGAGCGCGGCGTCTGGAGTGTCGTACATGTGCCGAGCATCGACGACGAGGATCGGCGGCATCTGCATCGCGAGCTCACCACGTTGACGTGGGAGCGGACACGCTTGGTGAATCGGATCAAGGGGCTGTTGGCGTTGCATGGAGTGGTGCTCGACGGTCGTGGTCTCCCGCGACATCTTCCGACGGATCTTCGCGGGTGGAACGGTGCCCCGTTGCCGCCCGAAGCCGAGGCACGGCTGCAGCGCGAGTGGCGACGCTTGGTGTTCGTCCGTCACGAAGTCCTGGCGCTCATGCGGGAACGGCGGGCGCGACTCGCCGCTGACGATCCGACGGATCCGACGTTGCCGCTCGTGCGCCGCCTGATGGCGTTGCGCGCGATTGGGGAGGTCAGTGCGTGGGTCTACACGACGGAATTCTTCGCCTGGCGGCAGTTCCGCAACCGGCGCCAGGTTGGTGCCGCGGCCGGGTTGTGCAGCACCCTCCGCTCGAGCGGCGACACGACACGCGAACAAGGAATCAGCAAGGCGGGGAATCGCTACTTACGCGCGCTTGCCATCGAGCTCGCGTGGAGCTGGCTCCGCCGGCAACCCGACAGTGCCCTGAGCCAGTGGTACAAACGCCGCTTCGCGACGGGGGGCGCGCGAATGCGACGGATCGGCATCGTCGCGCTCGCGCGCAAGCTCCTCATCGCGCTGTGGCGCTACGTCGAGACGGGCCGAGTTCCGGAG